A genome region from Coffea arabica cultivar ET-39 chromosome 7e, Coffea Arabica ET-39 HiFi, whole genome shotgun sequence includes the following:
- the LOC113700422 gene encoding uncharacterized protein produces MTFVNSDGKRKPAPSKSSSYSQFLILSLNSFQHQKEYQLGLSDFPFFTMVGQPTVTKPSRSDEVVDADQQQQITNQVRAHFESLAPNRPTKPNRSESDSTSTPPITSYVPDQHGFAVPELDKLISLQSQSHATLFGTSPVVQEEFMETHYYEELDSVDKQHHKTGSGFIKVASEINGNDYDLRLENNHGGIREVVFKTNPATNEWIPSLDNHQVACKSSKPDRSESS; encoded by the exons ATGACTTTCGTCAACTCAGATGGTAAAAGAAAGCCTGCTCCCTCTAAATCATCATCGTATTCTCAATTTCTCATTCTATCCCTCAACTCCTTTCAACACCAGAAAGAGTATCAGCTGGGTCTTTCAGACTTCCCTTTCTTCACCATGGTGGGACAGCCGACGGTGACCAAACCTAGCCGGAGCGATGAGGTGGTAGATGCAGATCAGCAACAACAGATCACCAACCAGGTCAGAGCCCACTTCGAGTCCCTGGCACCCAACCGACCCACCAAGCCCAATAGAAGCGAATCGGATTCTACATCCACCCCACCAATAACATCCTACGTCCCTGATCAACACGGCTTCGCTGTCCCGGAGCTGGACAAGCTTATATCTCTTCAATCTCAATCTCAT gCAACTTTATTTGGCACGAGCCCAGTGGTGCAAGAAGAGTTCATGGAGACCCATTACTATGAAGAATTGGATTCCGTTGACAAACAGCACCATAAG ACGGGAAGCGGTTTCATAAAGGTGGCGAGCGAGATCAACGGAAATGATTATGATCTTCGGCTGGAGAATAATCACGGAGGAATTAGAGAGGTGGTTTTCAAAACCAACCCGGCAACGAACGAGTGGATTCCCAGCCTTGATAACCATCAG GTTGCATGCAAGTCTTCCAAACCCGACCGGAGTGAGAGCTCTTAG